From a single Halanaerobiaceae bacterium ANBcell28 genomic region:
- a CDS encoding potassium transporter TrkG: MNLKSIFNILGNLLQLLAVFMVLPIIVGLYYREEDAFVFILTLGFTAISGFILKRFSFEKKGLQYKDGFVLVTLAWLIISLYGAFPFLLAGIFSNPIDALFESVSGFTTTGATVIMSLESLSHTILFWRSLTHWLGGMGIIVISIAILPQLAGNMYLYKAEVSGPLHNRLKPRIQETAKTLWLLYIFLTIVQFILLYIGGMPLFEALIHSFGTISSGGFSSRALSVGAYRNVFIDIIIIIFMFIGGTNFNLIHSFFKGAWKKILENEEFRFYILILFLSIILISVNIYINIYDNYFLSLRYAAFQVISISSTTGYATVNYDSWPPFSRWILLILMFIGGCAGSTAGGLKVIRIKVLLKKCTQELYRLLHPRAIKKVKIDNIVVSETVSTSILGFFFLYILIFVFSVVALSYFGIDLITSISSVAATLGNIGPGFELVGPLNSFLPMPDIPKMVLIACMILGRLEIYTIMVFIFMDWS, encoded by the coding sequence ATGAATTTGAAGTCAATTTTTAATATATTAGGAAATTTACTACAATTATTAGCTGTGTTTATGGTCCTACCAATAATTGTTGGCCTATACTATAGAGAAGAAGATGCCTTTGTGTTTATACTTACATTGGGTTTTACTGCTATATCTGGTTTTATTCTAAAAAGATTTAGCTTTGAAAAAAAAGGCCTGCAATATAAGGATGGTTTTGTACTGGTAACATTAGCATGGCTAATAATATCGCTTTATGGTGCTTTTCCATTTTTATTAGCTGGAATATTTTCTAATCCTATTGATGCCCTTTTTGAAAGTGTTTCAGGATTTACTACAACAGGAGCAACTGTGATTATGTCATTAGAGAGCTTAAGTCATACCATATTATTTTGGAGAAGTTTAACTCATTGGTTAGGTGGTATGGGTATAATTGTGATTTCAATTGCTATATTACCACAATTAGCGGGTAACATGTATCTGTATAAGGCTGAAGTATCAGGTCCATTACATAATCGATTAAAGCCAAGAATCCAGGAAACGGCGAAAACTTTATGGTTATTATATATTTTTCTAACTATTGTGCAATTTATTTTATTATATATAGGTGGAATGCCGCTCTTTGAAGCTCTTATACATTCCTTTGGAACAATTTCATCAGGTGGATTTTCTTCAAGAGCATTAAGTGTTGGAGCTTATAGAAATGTATTTATAGATATAATTATAATTATATTTATGTTTATTGGAGGAACTAATTTTAACTTAATTCATAGTTTTTTTAAAGGAGCATGGAAAAAAATATTAGAGAATGAAGAGTTTCGTTTTTATATTTTAATCTTATTTTTATCTATTATATTAATTTCAGTAAATATATATATCAATATTTATGATAATTACTTTTTATCTTTAAGATATGCTGCCTTTCAAGTAATCTCTATATCAAGCACAACGGGTTATGCTACTGTAAATTATGATAGTTGGCCTCCTTTTAGTCGATGGATACTCTTAATTTTAATGTTTATAGGTGGATGTGCTGGTTCAACTGCTGGTGGTCTTAAGGTTATAAGAATAAAAGTTTTATTAAAAAAATGTACTCAAGAATTATATAGATTATTACATCCAAGAGCTATTAAAAAAGTCAAAATTGATAATATTGTAGTATCGGAAACTGTTTCTACAAGTATTTTAGGTTTCTTTTTTCTATATATATTAATTTTTGTTTTTTCCGTAGTTGCTTTAAGTTACTTTGGAATAGATCTAATTACATCTATTTCTTCTGTGGCAGCAACACTTGGGAATATAGGGCCAGGCTTCGAATTAGTTGGACCATTAAATTCATTTTTGCCTATGCCTGATATTCCTAAAATGGTATTAATAGCTTGTATGATATTAGGAAGATTAGAAATATACACTATTATGGTTTTTATTTTTATGGATTGGAGTTAA
- a CDS encoding NAD-binding protein — protein sequence MFFKYKSKKIVIIGINELSIFFANKMSKENDIILLDKDYENEYSELDLILDSIDSDLLSTYKKYGVREALFLITMTNNDEYNLFASNLAKECGTEKTISMVKNMNYINLSFADMIFNPYQLIVNQIESKINEKNINNIKNFIPGKVDLIEILIKEKSIITNKKIKNINLHDGLIIGIKRKKEVKIANPNTIIYPGDKLIIIYKKGNINKVLKQLSNRIKVKEKVFIIGGNDLAYSLAKQLSNYFQSVLIIEPDINKCNRLAEKTENFLILHGEGTEEKLLLDEGLEKSSTILALDNNDLHNILSSYLVKETGCDKVLTLINYKKYKHIANSLGLNIILLPELVYNYLHSFMNVNRDNYKNLYRSYGINILDINIENNSSAINKKVEEIQKKNEIIIALIIRENKNIITNEQDIIKANDRLIVLSHKDSEQQIYNLFR from the coding sequence ATGTTTTTTAAATATAAGTCTAAAAAAATAGTTATTATAGGAATAAACGAATTATCTATATTTTTTGCAAATAAAATGAGTAAAGAGAATGATATAATTTTATTAGATAAAGACTATGAGAACGAGTATAGTGAATTAGATCTTATTTTAGACTCCATAGATAGTGATCTTTTAAGTACATACAAGAAATATGGTGTTAGAGAAGCTTTATTTTTAATTACAATGACTAATAACGATGAATATAATTTATTTGCAAGTAATTTAGCTAAAGAATGTGGGACAGAGAAAACAATTTCTATGGTTAAAAATATGAATTATATAAATTTATCTTTTGCAGATATGATTTTTAATCCATATCAATTAATTGTTAACCAAATTGAAAGTAAAATTAATGAAAAAAATATAAATAATATTAAAAATTTTATTCCAGGTAAGGTTGACTTAATTGAAATTTTAATTAAAGAAAAGTCTATTATTACTAATAAAAAAATTAAAAATATTAACTTACATGACGGATTAATAATAGGTATTAAAAGAAAAAAAGAAGTTAAAATAGCAAATCCGAATACAATTATTTATCCTGGCGATAAGTTAATCATAATATACAAAAAGGGTAATATAAATAAAGTACTTAAACAATTAAGCAATAGAATCAAAGTGAAAGAAAAAGTTTTTATAATTGGTGGTAATGACTTAGCTTATTCACTTGCTAAACAACTATCTAATTATTTTCAGTCAGTACTTATAATTGAGCCAGATATAAATAAATGTAACAGGTTAGCAGAAAAGACAGAGAACTTCCTAATCTTACATGGAGAAGGAACAGAAGAAAAGTTACTACTTGATGAAGGTCTTGAGAAAAGTTCAACTATCTTAGCTTTAGATAATAATGATCTACATAATATATTGAGTAGTTATTTAGTTAAAGAAACAGGTTGTGATAAAGTTTTAACATTAATTAATTATAAAAAATATAAGCACATTGCTAATAGTTTAGGTTTAAATATAATATTATTACCTGAATTAGTTTATAATTATTTACATTCTTTTATGAATGTTAATAGAGATAATTATAAAAATCTTTATAGATCTTATGGTATCAATATACTAGATATAAATATTGAAAATAATTCTTCTGCTATTAACAAGAAAGTCGAGGAAATTCAAAAAAAGAATGAAATTATTATTGCTCTAATTATAAGAGAAAATAAAAATATTATTACTAATGAGCAAGATATTATAAAAGCAAATGATCGATTAATAGTATTATCACATAAAGATAGTGAACAGCAAATATACAATTTATTTAGATAA
- a CDS encoding UPF0182 family protein has protein sequence MKKSTKILIFIIALVFISVLIFFSSGTKVYTDWLWFQNLDLSGTFYTMFFTNFILRIIIGFIFAGFIYLNLSFTRKPLLSFLQIKKEDNVESIFTNQNDSILKYLDKSKLNYIFIFASVILGFLFSSNRPDLWEIVLKYINQTPFEFVDPIFGKDIAFYVFSLPLFNYIREIILVLVVITLIVITSLYILASGINSLQDLKFKLTTRAKAHMTTLVTLFLLLKAWDYRLSMYNLLYSTDGVVFGAGYTDINANLLGLRILFVLVILIAIILLINLFRKSYTLIVWCLGFWLLASIVFGGIYPGIIQHYRVRPNERNMESEYISHNIEMTLKAYNLHNIEERSFDVDNNLTADDLIDNQETIDNIRLWDPRPLSDTYNQRQALRQRHRFPDIDVDRYYINGEYRQVMLGAREIDQTRAQTWVNQRLKFTHGYGIAMSPVNEVTTDGMPKFFINDIPVQSHVDLLLENPAIYYGEMTNDYVIANTNEGEFHYPTGSENIEIHYTGTGGVEINNIFRKAIFGLRFGDINFLLSNDINNDSRVMYYRNIHERVRKAAPFLRYDNDPYMVLADGRLFYIQDAYTTTNRFPYSQPTPGLGNYIRNSIKVIIDAYNGTMDYYIVDKNDPIAMTYKKIFPDLFIDGDEMPEELRNHLRYPEDLFIIQHKIYERYHMKDPGVFYDDEDLWARPSERYGDRSIIMSPYYTMMKLPGFEGLEFVLMLPYTIDGRDNMIAWMAGRSDGDHHGELVLYQFPTDRIIDGPMQIETRIDQNPDISRELSLWSTQGSRVIRGNLLVIPIESSILYIEPLYMQAETSEIPQLNRVIVVFNDMVIMRRTLEEALFDIFGEGDTVQPIPEEYMSEELIRSDIEEVPSQIQELISDAMSYYKLAQEKLKDGNWSEYGEYIQELEKVLNKLNEMQ, from the coding sequence GTGAAAAAAAGTACAAAAATTCTAATATTTATTATAGCATTAGTTTTTATTTCTGTTTTAATTTTTTTCTCTTCAGGTACAAAAGTTTATACTGATTGGTTATGGTTTCAAAATCTAGATCTATCAGGAACTTTTTATACTATGTTTTTTACAAATTTTATATTACGCATAATTATAGGCTTTATTTTTGCTGGATTTATTTATCTTAATTTATCTTTTACCAGGAAACCATTATTGAGTTTTCTTCAGATTAAGAAAGAAGATAATGTTGAGTCTATTTTTACAAATCAAAATGATTCTATCTTGAAATACTTAGATAAATCAAAATTAAATTATATTTTTATTTTTGCTAGTGTAATTTTAGGGTTTTTATTTAGTTCTAATCGTCCTGATTTATGGGAGATAGTATTGAAATATATTAATCAAACACCTTTTGAATTTGTTGATCCTATTTTTGGCAAAGATATTGCTTTTTATGTTTTTTCATTGCCACTTTTTAATTATATAAGAGAAATTATTCTTGTATTAGTTGTCATTACATTAATAGTTATAACATCACTATATATTCTTGCTTCTGGAATAAATTCATTACAAGATTTGAAGTTTAAGTTAACTACTCGAGCTAAGGCACATATGACTACCTTAGTAACGTTGTTTTTACTACTAAAGGCCTGGGATTATAGACTTAGTATGTATAACTTACTTTATTCTACTGATGGAGTTGTATTTGGTGCAGGATATACAGATATTAATGCTAATCTTTTAGGATTGAGAATTTTATTTGTACTCGTTATACTAATAGCTATCATTCTTTTAATTAATTTATTTAGAAAAAGCTATACTTTGATTGTATGGTGTTTAGGCTTTTGGTTACTAGCTTCTATTGTATTTGGAGGTATTTATCCAGGAATTATACAGCACTATAGGGTTAGGCCTAATGAAAGAAATATGGAGAGTGAATATATTAGCCATAATATTGAAATGACATTGAAAGCATATAATCTTCATAATATAGAAGAAAGAAGCTTTGATGTTGATAATAATTTGACTGCTGATGATTTAATAGATAATCAAGAGACAATTGATAATATACGTCTTTGGGATCCACGTCCATTGAGTGATACTTATAATCAGCGACAAGCACTAAGGCAGCGTCATCGTTTTCCCGATATTGATGTTGATAGATATTATATTAATGGGGAATATAGGCAAGTTATGTTAGGTGCTAGAGAAATAGATCAAACTAGAGCTCAAACATGGGTAAATCAAAGACTAAAGTTTACTCACGGTTATGGAATTGCCATGAGTCCAGTTAATGAAGTTACTACAGATGGAATGCCTAAGTTTTTTATTAACGATATACCAGTTCAAAGTCATGTGGACCTTCTCTTAGAGAACCCAGCTATTTATTATGGAGAAATGACCAATGACTATGTAATAGCAAATACAAATGAAGGAGAATTTCATTATCCCACTGGATCAGAAAATATAGAGATTCATTATACCGGAACTGGTGGTGTAGAAATTAATAATATCTTTAGAAAAGCTATTTTTGGATTACGTTTTGGAGATATTAACTTTCTTTTATCTAATGATATAAATAATGATAGTAGAGTAATGTATTATCGAAACATACATGAAAGAGTGAGGAAAGCTGCACCATTTTTACGTTACGATAATGATCCATATATGGTGCTTGCAGATGGTCGTTTATTCTATATACAAGATGCTTATACAACTACCAATAGATTTCCTTATTCTCAACCAACACCTGGACTAGGAAATTATATTAGGAACTCTATTAAAGTAATTATAGACGCTTATAATGGAACTATGGATTATTATATAGTTGATAAAAATGATCCCATAGCAATGACTTATAAAAAGATTTTTCCTGATCTATTTATAGATGGTGATGAAATGCCAGAAGAACTTAGAAATCATCTTAGATACCCTGAGGATCTTTTTATAATTCAACATAAAATATATGAACGTTACCACATGAAAGACCCTGGTGTTTTTTATGATGATGAGGATCTTTGGGCTCGTCCTTCAGAAAGATATGGTGATCGTTCTATAATAATGAGTCCTTATTATACTATGATGAAACTACCTGGTTTTGAAGGTCTTGAATTTGTACTTATGTTGCCATATACAATTGATGGAAGAGATAATATGATTGCCTGGATGGCTGGACGATCTGATGGAGATCATCATGGTGAACTTGTTTTATATCAGTTTCCTACAGATAGAATAATAGATGGCCCTATGCAGATTGAAACAAGAATTGATCAGAATCCAGATATTTCTCGTGAACTTAGTCTCTGGAGCACACAAGGTTCTAGAGTTATCAGAGGAAATTTATTGGTTATACCAATAGAAAGTTCTATTCTTTATATAGAGCCACTTTATATGCAAGCAGAAACAAGTGAAATACCTCAACTTAATAGAGTTATTGTAGTTTTTAATGATATGGTTATTATGCGAAGAACTTTAGAAGAAGCTTTATTTGATATTTTTGGCGAAGGAGATACAGTTCAGCCAATTCCTGAAGAATATATGAGTGAAGAACTTATTAGATCAGATATAGAGGAAGTTCCAAGTCAAATACAAGAATTAATTAGTGATGCTATGTCATATTATAAACTGGCTCAAGAAAAATTAAAAGATGGTAATTGGTCAGAATATGGTGAATATATACAAGAACTTGAAAAAGTCTTAAATAAATTAAATGAAATGCAATAA
- a CDS encoding amidohydrolase, whose protein sequence is MKILIKNIEEIHSIDTTSYNCKKQSSIVIEDNLIKKINIASDEILEESFDKVIDASGKMALPGLINTHTHSAMTLLRGYADDLSLQDWLENKIWPFEASLTADDIYWGSKLAIMEMIKTGTTTFVDMYFQMDKVAEAVKESGIRGVLSEGLIEANDGVDGLKSSLEFCLKWNGQANGRIRTILGPHAPYTCSKDYLLKVIRMSEENDLMINIHLAETKKEYEDSIKKYGLTPVEYLNEIGLFKQDVLAAHCVYLSNEDIEILAKNNVGVSHNPSSNMKLASGIAKVTDMLKRNVNLSLGTDGVASNNNLNLIEEAKIASFLQKVDSLDPTVMDIETLLKILTINAAEALLLNKVGKIEVNYKADIILVDLEKSSKSYPHHNNLSNLFYSSIGENIDTVIIDGNIVYNQAEFLTMDREEIFYNIERIIKKKSL, encoded by the coding sequence ATGAAAATTCTAATTAAAAATATTGAAGAGATTCATTCAATAGATACTACTTCTTATAATTGTAAAAAACAATCCTCTATTGTTATTGAAGACAATTTAATTAAAAAAATTAATATTGCTAGTGATGAAATTCTTGAAGAATCTTTTGATAAAGTTATAGATGCTTCAGGCAAGATGGCTTTGCCTGGATTAATAAATACACATACACATTCAGCAATGACATTATTAAGAGGATATGCTGATGATCTATCATTGCAAGACTGGCTTGAAAATAAGATTTGGCCCTTTGAAGCAAGTTTAACAGCTGATGATATATATTGGGGTAGTAAACTTGCTATTATGGAAATGATTAAAACAGGAACAACTACATTTGTTGATATGTATTTTCAAATGGATAAAGTGGCTGAAGCAGTAAAAGAAAGTGGAATTAGGGGAGTTTTATCAGAAGGTCTTATAGAAGCTAATGATGGAGTTGATGGATTAAAATCTTCGCTGGAGTTTTGTCTTAAATGGAATGGACAAGCTAATGGAAGAATCCGTACAATATTAGGTCCTCATGCACCATATACTTGCTCTAAAGATTATTTATTAAAAGTTATAAGAATGTCTGAGGAAAATGATTTAATGATAAATATACATCTTGCAGAAACTAAGAAAGAGTATGAAGACAGTATTAAAAAATATGGTTTGACTCCTGTTGAATATCTTAATGAAATTGGATTATTTAAACAAGACGTATTAGCTGCACATTGTGTTTATCTATCAAATGAAGATATTGAGATATTAGCAAAAAATAATGTAGGTGTAAGTCATAATCCTAGCAGTAATATGAAATTAGCTAGTGGTATTGCTAAAGTTACTGATATGCTAAAGAGAAATGTTAATCTTAGTTTAGGTACAGATGGTGTAGCTAGTAATAATAATTTAAACCTTATAGAAGAAGCTAAAATAGCTTCATTTTTACAAAAAGTAGACTCTTTAGACCCTACAGTTATGGATATAGAAACATTACTTAAAATTCTAACTATAAATGCTGCAGAAGCTTTATTGTTAAATAAAGTAGGTAAAATAGAGGTAAATTATAAAGCAGATATCATTTTGGTAGATTTAGAAAAATCAAGCAAATCTTATCCTCACCATAATAATTTATCCAATTTATTTTATTCTTCTATTGGAGAAAATATAGATACAGTAATAATTGATGGCAATATTGTATATAATCAAGCTGAGTTTTTAACTATGGATAGAGAAGAAATATTTTATAATATTGAAAGGATTATTAAGAAGAAAAGTTTATAA
- the pgsA gene encoding CDP-diacylglycerol--glycerol-3-phosphate 3-phosphatidyltransferase — protein sequence MVFLPNLLSISRIILIPIYINLFLKGEFLIAGILFSLSAVSDFFDGYIARKYNSVTDLGRILDPLADKLTIISILFALIYSSLFPNYIAIILLVREFFILISSIASFLMGFDVINASMIGKTSMFILYIAIAMHILSYKSFSMYLFYIVIPLNIGSGIHYVHTTIRDLSDKKRI from the coding sequence ATGGTTTTTTTACCAAATTTACTATCAATAAGTAGAATTATTTTAATACCTATATATATTAATCTCTTTTTAAAGGGTGAATTTTTAATAGCTGGTATATTATTTTCTCTATCAGCAGTTAGTGATTTTTTTGATGGTTATATAGCGAGAAAATATAATAGTGTTACTGACTTAGGTAGAATTTTAGATCCTCTTGCTGATAAATTAACTATTATAAGCATCTTATTTGCGTTAATTTATTCTAGTCTATTTCCTAATTATATTGCTATTATCTTATTAGTTAGAGAATTTTTTATTTTAATTAGTTCCATTGCTTCTTTTTTAATGGGTTTTGATGTTATAAATGCTAGTATGATTGGTAAAACTTCTATGTTTATACTTTATATTGCTATAGCTATGCATATATTAAGTTATAAAAGTTTTTCTATGTATTTATTTTATATAGTAATACCTTTAAATATTGGCTCTGGCATTCATTATGTACATACTACCATAAGAGATTTGTCAGATAAAAAGAGAATATAG
- a CDS encoding vWA domain-containing protein, protein MQDNSIKILLVCLIILGVFLGAYEGLWRQGAKKVLNYETVFSTHQNDIYLVLIWDASESMWEKDFGVEKILQSKEVLMTFVDEMPDDINIALRIFGARRTDDLKDSFLAVPLQDSSRENMINFITNVRPLGKSSIAHSLNEARMDLHDVQGDKYMILISDGIDYGDIPTKDVINKLIEDEIVLHVVHIGDSNEDIQNELKGMVEKTGGDYFSYNEQEKVVKTIAR, encoded by the coding sequence ATGCAGGATAATTCAATTAAAATATTATTAGTTTGCCTTATAATATTAGGAGTTTTTCTTGGTGCTTATGAGGGATTATGGAGACAAGGAGCTAAAAAAGTATTAAATTATGAAACTGTTTTTTCAACTCATCAAAATGATATTTACTTAGTTCTAATATGGGATGCTTCAGAAAGTATGTGGGAAAAGGATTTTGGTGTGGAAAAAATTTTACAATCCAAAGAAGTTTTAATGACTTTTGTAGATGAAATGCCTGATGATATTAATATTGCTCTTAGAATTTTTGGTGCTAGAAGAACTGATGATTTAAAAGATTCTTTTCTTGCGGTACCTCTTCAAGATTCTAGTCGTGAGAACATGATTAATTTTATTACTAATGTTAGACCTTTAGGAAAATCATCAATTGCTCACTCTTTAAATGAAGCTAGAATGGATTTGCATGATGTGCAAGGGGATAAATACATGATATTAATTAGTGATGGAATTGATTATGGTGATATCCCTACAAAGGATGTTATAAATAAGCTTATAGAGGATGAAATCGTATTACATGTAGTTCATATAGGAGATAGTAATGAGGATATACAAAATGAACTAAAAGGGATGGTTGAAAAAACAGGTGGAGATTACTTCTCATACAATGAACAAGAAAAAGTAGTTAAGACAATTGCTAGATAA
- a CDS encoding HU family DNA-binding protein: MTKTELIDIVAEKTGLTKKDSGDSVNAVFDSIVEFLSEQANTPEGDRENVQIIGFGTFEARDRNARKGRNPQTGEEITIPKRTVPVFRAGKSFKDSLLEG, translated from the coding sequence ATGACTAAAACGGAATTAATTGATATTGTTGCAGAAAAAACTGGTTTAACTAAAAAAGATTCCGGTGATTCAGTTAATGCAGTATTTGATTCTATTGTAGAGTTTTTGAGTGAGCAAGCTAATACACCTGAAGGTGATAGAGAAAATGTACAAATCATTGGTTTTGGAACCTTTGAGGCTAGAGATCGTAATGCTCGTAAAGGAAGAAATCCTCAAACTGGTGAAGAAATTACTATACCTAAAAGAACAGTTCCTGTTTTCAGAGCGGGTAAATCATTTAAAGATTCATTGTTAGAAGGCTAA
- a CDS encoding pitrilysin family protein — MSKVNEFIKYQSSNNIDIYISDNTKFKTNYIQFLILNPLDKDSVSKNALLPYILYRGSKNYPSIRDIKINLDELYGADLSVSVIKRGELQILNFAIELVNEKYLPGDELLLEKALQLINDIIVNPLFTKDFFSQEKEFIVKKIKSLVNDKYSYSLFRCQEEMCSGETYSLNKLGIVEDYQKMDFEDLKNHYENIIEDSYMMMFLVGDLVKEETFKSIDKIFNFKHKKSEFSNPTILKKDVKDIKEIEESLNVNQGKLVLGCRTGINKKDDLYYPLVVYNGILGSFPHSKLFQNVREKSSLAYYASSSLESTKGLLMINSGIEFQNYAKAKEIILKQLDDLKEGNFSEEELEWTKKSLVNGYQSSTDDIRSLSAYYLLGLINKTPETFNEAIEKIKNVSKDDVIKVGESIKLDTIYFLNKKVNS; from the coding sequence ATGAGCAAAGTGAATGAGTTTATTAAATATCAAAGCTCCAATAATATTGATATTTATATTTCAGATAATACTAAATTTAAGACTAATTACATACAATTTTTAATATTAAACCCCTTAGATAAAGATTCCGTTAGCAAAAATGCTTTGCTTCCCTATATTTTGTATAGAGGAAGCAAGAACTATCCTAGTATTAGAGATATTAAAATTAATCTAGATGAACTTTATGGAGCGGACTTATCTGTCTCAGTTATTAAGCGGGGAGAATTACAAATATTAAATTTTGCTATAGAATTAGTTAATGAGAAATATTTACCAGGTGATGAACTTTTATTGGAAAAAGCTTTACAGCTAATTAACGATATCATTGTAAATCCTTTGTTTACAAAAGATTTTTTTTCACAAGAGAAAGAATTTATAGTCAAGAAAATCAAATCTTTAGTTAATGATAAATATTCTTATTCTTTATTCCGATGTCAGGAAGAAATGTGTTCAGGAGAAACTTATAGCTTAAATAAACTTGGTATTGTTGAAGATTATCAAAAAATGGATTTTGAAGACCTTAAAAATCATTATGAGAATATAATAGAAGATAGTTATATGATGATGTTTTTAGTTGGAGATCTTGTAAAAGAAGAAACCTTTAAAAGTATTGATAAAATATTCAATTTTAAGCACAAGAAAAGCGAATTTAGTAATCCTACAATTTTAAAAAAAGATGTTAAAGATATAAAAGAAATCGAAGAATCTTTAAATGTTAATCAAGGAAAATTAGTATTAGGTTGTAGAACAGGAATTAATAAAAAAGATGATTTGTATTATCCATTAGTAGTTTATAATGGCATATTAGGATCTTTTCCACATTCAAAACTCTTTCAAAATGTTAGAGAGAAATCTAGTTTAGCATACTATGCTAGTTCCAGTCTTGAATCTACTAAGGGTTTATTAATGATTAACTCAGGGATTGAATTTCAGAATTATGCTAAAGCAAAAGAAATTATTTTGAAACAACTTGACGATTTAAAAGAGGGTAACTTTTCTGAAGAAGAACTAGAATGGACAAAAAAATCTTTAGTAAATGGATATCAGAGTTCAACAGATGATATTAGATCTTTATCTGCTTACTATTTGCTAGGTTTAATTAATAAAACTCCAGAAACATTTAATGAAGCAATTGAAAAAATA
- a CDS encoding JAB domain-containing protein, with the protein MMNLYCWKCGTRIYDQNILGLGKFDKKIGKYKGKNFVAFNCPKCSKTRYQILNSNYLETQNTINSFNDGLSNNIDIDQVIDFYDFLKEIDTVDSLLTTCDKSTNKLHKDINKPILQPLDVFNLYNTLNTSKLKRLMVLTLDKDNYIISWDFLGEGLSRAISYDPRTIFHTAFLIEERASVIIAENIRNNFIEPSQKDLLMTKKLIKAGKILGIDFLDHIVIEEDSYHSYDQLNYI; encoded by the coding sequence ATGATGAATCTATATTGTTGGAAATGTGGGACAAGAATTTATGATCAGAATATATTAGGGTTAGGTAAATTTGACAAGAAGATTGGTAAATATAAGGGGAAAAATTTTGTTGCTTTTAATTGTCCAAAATGCAGTAAAACAAGATATCAGATTTTAAATTCAAATTATTTAGAAACGCAAAATACTATTAATAGTTTTAATGATGGTTTGTCAAACAATATAGATATAGACCAGGTTATAGATTTTTATGATTTTTTAAAAGAAATTGATACTGTAGATAGTCTTCTTACTACTTGTGATAAATCAACAAATAAATTGCATAAAGATATTAATAAACCAATACTTCAACCTCTCGATGTTTTTAATTTATATAATACTCTTAATACATCCAAATTGAAAAGACTTATGGTACTTACTTTGGATAAAGATAATTATATTATATCATGGGATTTTTTGGGTGAAGGTTTAAGTCGTGCTATAAGTTATGACCCAAGAACTATTTTTCATACAGCATTTTTAATTGAAGAGAGGGCCTCTGTTATTATTGCTGAAAATATACGTAATAATTTTATAGAACCCAGCCAAAAAGATTTATTAATGACTAAGAAACTTATTAAAGCAGGCAAAATTTTAGGAATAGATTTTTTAGATCATATTGTTATAGAAGAAGATTCATATCATAGTTATGACCAGCTTAATTATATATGA